Proteins encoded within one genomic window of Eleutherodactylus coqui strain aEleCoq1 chromosome 1, aEleCoq1.hap1, whole genome shotgun sequence:
- the LOC136625558 gene encoding P2Y purinoceptor 12-like: protein MEYSGLGDFGSTFTEQNNTDPGSTITCSRDSRVNQVFFPVAYTILFIAGSMMNGLAIIVFFQLPSKSNFIIFLKNSVISDTLMIMTFPFKILGDAKLGLWPLKGFACRFTSVVFYFTMYISIIFLGLITIDRYKKTVKPFDKSCTKNLFSAKILSASIWIIMFLLSLPNMILTNKELTPKSVRSCAKLKSEFGLVWHEIVNYTCQIIFWVTFAIIVVCYLLITKKLFQSYKRTRREQTQCRKRVNMKVFIIIGVFFVSFVPYHFARIPYTLSQTRDGFRCSAHYTLFYVKESTLFLSSLNACLDPFIYFFLCRSFRNSLLAMWKKRRGSLSLYTRRQEYNTTNAETKI, encoded by the exons ATGGAATATTCAG GACTTGGAGATTTCGGGTCGACCTTTACGGAACAAAATAATACTGATCCTGGAAGTACCATCACATGCTCTAGAGATAGCAGAGTCAACCAAGTATTCTTCCCTGTGGCCTACACTATTCTCTTCATTGCTGGATCTATGATGAATGGCTTAGCAATTATCGTGTTTTTCCAGTTACCAAGCAAATCTAATTTCATCATTTTTCTGAAAAACTCAGTTATATCTGATACTTTAATGATCATGACATTTCCTTTCAAGATTCTAGGAGATGCAAAACTTGGACTTTGGCCACTGAAAGGATTTGCTTGCCGATTTACCTCGGTGGTGTTCTATTTCACTATGTACATTAGCATCATTTTCCTGGGCCTTATCACTATAGATCGATATAAGAAAACTGTGAAACCTTTTGACAAATCATGcacaaaaaatctattttcagccAAGATCTTATCAGCTTCAATATGGATCATCATGTTTCTTCTCTCGTTACCCAATATGATTCTAACTAACAAGGAATTGACGCCTAAATCTGTTCGGAGCTGTGCAAAACTGAAGTCTGAATTTGGGCTGGTTTGGCATGAAATTGTGAACTATACATGCCAGATCATCTTTTGGGTAACATTTGCTATCATAGTGGTATGTTATCTCCTCATAACCAAAAAGCTATTTCAGTCATATAAAAGGACCAGAAGGGAGCAAACACAATGCAGGAAAAGAGTCAACATGAAGGTGTTCATTATCATCGGGGTGTTCTTCGTTTCATTTGTGCCATATCATTTTGCGAGGATTCCGTATACGTTGAGTCAAACCCGGGATGGGTTTCGATGCTCAGCTCATTATACTCTTTTCTATGTCAAAGAGAGCACTTTGTTCCTGTCATCCTTAAATGCCTGTTTGGACCCCTTTATCTACTTTTTTCTTTGCAGATCATTCCGAAATTCATTGCTTGCAATGTGGAAGAAAAGACGGGGGAGTTTGTCATTATATACACGAAGGCAGGAATATAACACAACTAATGCTGAAACAAAGATATGA